A stretch of the Thermus thermophilus genome encodes the following:
- the infB gene encoding translation initiation factor IF-2: MAKVRIYQLAKELGMETQELLELLDQMGVAYKSHASTLEEKDAEAVRELVKEQRGLQEKLAEEERRKSLPRRPPVVVIMGHVDHGKTTLLDYLRKSRIAEKEAGGITQHVGAFEVKTPGGTVVFIDTPGHEAFTTIRQRGAKVADIAVIVIAADDGIMPQTEEAIAHAKAAGAKLIFAINKIDLPQADPEKVKRQLMERGFVPEEYGGDAIVIPISAKTGQGVQDLLEMILLLAELEDYRADPNAEPRGVILESRLDKQAGVIANMLVQEGTFRVGDYVVAGEVFGRIRAMMDADGNQRKEAGPGSAVQVLGFQELPHAGDVVEWVPDLEAAKEIAEERKEERKAREEEEKARRPRTMAELLRAMQEEGKKELNLILRADTQGSLEAIQHILARESTEDVKINLLLAQVGAPTESDVLLAQTANAAILAFGVNPPGSVKKKAEEKGVLLKTFRIIYDLIDEVRNMVKGQKEPQYKEEVLGQAEVRAIFRLPTGKQVAGCMVTQGRIPRNAEVRVLRNGQVIWQGRIASLKRFKEDVREVAQGYECGIGLDGFDSFREGDVIEAFQMVEVPA; encoded by the coding sequence ATGGCCAAAGTAAGGATCTACCAGCTGGCTAAGGAGCTGGGCATGGAAACCCAGGAGCTTTTGGAGCTCCTGGACCAGATGGGGGTGGCCTACAAGTCCCACGCCTCCACCCTGGAGGAGAAGGATGCGGAGGCGGTGCGGGAACTCGTGAAGGAGCAGCGGGGACTCCAGGAGAAGCTCGCCGAGGAGGAGCGCCGCAAAAGCCTCCCCCGGCGCCCCCCCGTGGTGGTCATCATGGGCCACGTGGACCACGGGAAGACCACCCTCCTGGACTACCTGCGCAAAAGCCGCATCGCCGAGAAGGAGGCCGGGGGGATCACCCAGCACGTGGGCGCCTTTGAGGTGAAGACCCCCGGGGGGACCGTGGTCTTCATAGACACCCCCGGGCACGAGGCCTTCACCACCATCAGGCAGCGGGGGGCCAAGGTGGCGGACATCGCCGTCATCGTCATCGCCGCGGACGACGGCATCATGCCCCAGACGGAGGAGGCCATCGCCCACGCCAAGGCCGCGGGGGCCAAGCTCATCTTCGCCATCAACAAGATTGACCTGCCCCAGGCGGACCCCGAGAAGGTGAAGCGGCAGCTCATGGAGCGGGGCTTCGTTCCCGAGGAGTACGGCGGCGACGCCATCGTCATCCCCATCAGCGCCAAGACGGGGCAGGGGGTCCAGGACCTCCTGGAGATGATCCTCCTCCTCGCCGAGCTGGAGGACTACCGGGCCGACCCCAACGCCGAGCCCCGGGGGGTGATCCTGGAGTCCAGGCTGGACAAGCAGGCGGGGGTCATCGCCAACATGCTGGTCCAGGAGGGGACCTTCCGCGTGGGGGATTACGTGGTGGCGGGGGAGGTCTTTGGCCGCATCCGCGCCATGATGGACGCCGACGGCAACCAGCGCAAGGAGGCGGGGCCGGGAAGCGCCGTCCAGGTCCTGGGCTTCCAGGAGCTTCCCCACGCGGGGGACGTGGTGGAGTGGGTGCCGGACCTCGAGGCCGCCAAGGAGATCGCCGAGGAGCGCAAAGAGGAGAGGAAGGCGCGGGAAGAGGAGGAGAAGGCCCGCCGCCCCCGGACCATGGCCGAGCTCCTCCGGGCCATGCAGGAGGAGGGGAAGAAGGAGCTCAACCTCATCCTCCGGGCCGACACCCAGGGCTCCTTAGAAGCCATCCAGCACATCCTGGCCCGGGAGAGCACCGAGGACGTGAAGATCAACCTCCTCCTCGCCCAGGTGGGCGCCCCCACGGAGTCGGACGTCCTCCTCGCCCAGACGGCGAACGCGGCCATCCTGGCCTTCGGCGTGAACCCGCCGGGCTCGGTGAAGAAGAAGGCGGAGGAGAAGGGCGTCCTCCTCAAGACCTTCCGCATCATCTACGACCTCATTGACGAGGTCCGCAACATGGTGAAGGGGCAAAAGGAGCCCCAGTACAAGGAGGAGGTCCTGGGCCAGGCCGAGGTGCGGGCCATCTTCCGCCTGCCCACGGGCAAGCAGGTGGCGGGGTGCATGGTTACCCAGGGCCGGATCCCGCGGAACGCCGAGGTGCGGGTCCTGAGGAACGGCCAGGTGATCTGGCAAGGGCGCATCGCCAGCCTCAAGCGCTTCAAGGAGGACGTGCGCGAGGTGGCCCAGGGCTACGAGTGCGGCATCGGCCTGGACGGATTTGACAGCTTCCGGGAAGGGGACGTGATCGAGGCCTTCCAGATGGTGGAGGTCCCCGCCTAA
- the secD gene encoding protein translocase subunit SecD yields the protein MNRKNLTSLFLLGVFLLALLFVWKPWAPEEPKIRLGLDLKGGLRIVLEADVENPTLDDLEKARTVLENRINALGVAEPLIQIQGQKRIVVELPGLSQADQDRALKLIGQRAVLEFRIVKEGATGTTVAQINQALRENPRLNREELEKDLIKPEDLGPPLLTGTDLADARAVFDPFGRPQVSLTFTPEGAKKFEEVTRQNIGKRLAIVLDGRVYTAPVIRQAITGGQAVIEGLSSVEEASEIALVLRSGSLPVPLEVAEIRAIGPTLGQDAIQAGIRSALIGTLAIFLLIFAYYGPHLGLVASLGLLYTSALILGLLSGLGATLTLPGIAGLVLTLGAAVDGNVLSFERIKEELRAGKKLRQAIPEGFRHSTLTIMDVNIAHLLAAAALYQYATGPVRGFAVILAIGVVASVFSNLVFSRHLLERLADRGEIRPPMWLVDPRFNFMGPARYITLATLLLAALAAGVVFTKGFNYSIDFTGGTAYTLRTEPNVEVETLRRFLEEKGFPGKEAVITQVQAPTAAYREFLVKLPPLSDERRLELERLYASELKATVLASETVGPAIGEELRRNALMAVLVGLGLILLYVAFRFDWTFGVASILAVAHDVAIVAGMYSLLGLEFSIPTIAALLTIVGYSINDSIVVSDRIRENQKLLRHLPYVELVNRSINQTLSRTVMTSLTTLLPILALLFLGGSVLRDFALAIFVGIFVGTYSSIYVVSALVVAWKNRRKAQEASKA from the coding sequence ATGAACCGGAAAAACCTCACCAGCCTGTTCCTGCTCGGCGTGTTCCTTCTCGCCCTGCTCTTCGTATGGAAGCCCTGGGCCCCCGAGGAGCCCAAGATCCGCCTGGGCCTGGACCTGAAGGGGGGTCTGAGGATCGTCCTCGAGGCCGACGTGGAGAACCCCACCCTGGACGACCTGGAGAAGGCCCGGACCGTCCTGGAAAACCGGATCAACGCCCTCGGCGTGGCCGAGCCCCTCATCCAGATCCAGGGGCAGAAGCGCATCGTGGTGGAGCTCCCCGGCCTCTCCCAGGCCGACCAGGACCGGGCCCTCAAACTCATCGGGCAGCGGGCGGTCCTGGAGTTCCGCATCGTCAAGGAAGGGGCCACGGGCACCACCGTGGCCCAGATCAACCAGGCCCTCCGGGAGAACCCCAGGCTCAACCGGGAGGAGCTGGAGAAGGACCTGATCAAGCCGGAGGACCTCGGCCCGCCCCTCCTCACGGGGACGGACCTGGCCGACGCCCGGGCGGTCTTTGACCCGTTCGGCCGCCCCCAGGTCTCCCTCACCTTCACCCCGGAAGGGGCGAAGAAGTTTGAGGAGGTCACCCGGCAGAACATCGGCAAGCGGCTCGCCATCGTCCTGGACGGCCGGGTCTACACCGCCCCTGTGATCCGCCAGGCCATCACCGGAGGCCAGGCGGTCATAGAGGGGCTTTCCAGCGTGGAGGAGGCGAGCGAGATCGCCCTCGTCCTGCGCTCGGGCTCCCTGCCGGTTCCCCTCGAGGTGGCGGAGATCCGGGCCATCGGCCCCACCCTGGGGCAGGACGCCATCCAGGCGGGGATCCGCTCCGCCCTCATCGGCACCCTGGCCATCTTCCTCCTCATCTTCGCCTACTACGGCCCCCACCTGGGGCTCGTGGCCTCCTTGGGCCTCCTCTACACCTCGGCCCTCATCCTAGGCCTCCTCTCGGGCCTCGGGGCCACCCTGACCCTCCCCGGCATCGCCGGCCTCGTCCTCACCCTGGGGGCGGCGGTGGACGGGAACGTCCTCTCCTTTGAGCGGATCAAGGAGGAGCTCAGGGCCGGGAAGAAGCTCCGCCAGGCCATCCCCGAGGGCTTCCGCCACTCCACCCTCACCATCATGGACGTGAACATCGCCCACCTTCTGGCGGCGGCCGCCCTCTACCAGTACGCCACCGGGCCGGTGCGGGGCTTCGCCGTGATCCTGGCCATCGGCGTGGTGGCCAGCGTCTTCTCCAACCTCGTCTTCAGCCGCCACCTCCTGGAGCGCCTGGCCGACCGGGGCGAGATCCGCCCCCCCATGTGGCTCGTGGACCCGCGGTTCAACTTCATGGGCCCCGCCCGCTACATCACCCTGGCCACCCTCCTCCTCGCCGCCCTGGCGGCGGGCGTGGTCTTCACCAAGGGCTTCAACTACTCCATTGACTTCACCGGGGGGACGGCCTACACCCTGCGGACCGAGCCCAACGTGGAGGTGGAGACGCTGAGGCGTTTCCTCGAGGAGAAGGGCTTCCCCGGCAAGGAGGCGGTGATCACCCAGGTCCAGGCCCCCACGGCGGCCTACCGGGAGTTTTTGGTGAAGCTCCCGCCCCTTTCCGACGAGAGGCGGCTTGAGCTGGAAAGGCTTTACGCCTCCGAGCTCAAGGCCACGGTCCTGGCCTCGGAGACCGTGGGGCCGGCCATCGGGGAGGAGCTGAGGCGCAACGCGCTGATGGCGGTCCTGGTGGGGCTTGGCCTCATCCTCCTCTACGTGGCCTTCCGCTTTGACTGGACCTTCGGCGTGGCCAGCATCCTGGCCGTGGCCCACGACGTGGCCATCGTGGCCGGGATGTACAGCCTCCTGGGCCTGGAGTTCTCCATCCCCACCATCGCCGCCCTCCTCACCATCGTGGGCTACTCCATCAACGACTCCATCGTGGTCTCGGACCGCATCCGGGAAAACCAGAAGCTCCTCCGGCACCTGCCCTACGTCGAGCTCGTCAACCGCTCCATCAACCAGACCCTCTCCCGCACGGTGATGACGAGCCTCACCACCCTCCTCCCCATCCTCGCCCTCCTCTTCCTGGGAGGGAGCGTCCTCAGGGACTTCGCCCTGGCCATCTTCGTGGGCATCTTCGTGGGAACCTATAGCTCCATCTACGTGGTGAGCGCCTTGGTGGTGGCCTGGAAGAACCGCAGGAAGGCCCAAGAGGCCAGCAAGGCCTAG
- a CDS encoding CoA transferase, which translates to MAPSAWPPGKVLDLTRLLPGPLAGKLLLEMGFPVLKVEPPGGDPLKALAPEAYRFLNEGKEVLVLDLKAEEGRARLLGLVAEAAILLESSRPGAMERLGLGPEALLAENPRLVYVRLRGYRDAPDPGHDLTYLAEAGLLGRFPWRAFQFADLAGAYALALAALKGLLLGGGFYEVALAALEPHLWARFCQKAGLPELLEAAFSPASPENPLYGALCAFFAQRPARAWEAWAREEGLPLRAVR; encoded by the coding sequence ATGGCGCCCTCCGCATGGCCCCCCGGTAAGGTCTTGGACCTCACCCGGCTTTTGCCCGGGCCCTTGGCGGGGAAACTCCTCTTGGAGATGGGCTTTCCCGTCCTCAAGGTGGAGCCCCCAGGGGGGGACCCCCTAAAGGCCCTCGCCCCCGAGGCCTACCGCTTTTTGAACGAGGGGAAGGAGGTCCTCGTCCTGGACCTGAAGGCGGAGGAGGGAAGGGCGCGGCTTCTGGGCCTGGTGGCGGAGGCGGCCATTCTCCTGGAGTCCAGCCGCCCGGGGGCGATGGAGAGGCTCGGCCTGGGGCCCGAAGCGCTTCTGGCCGAGAACCCCCGCCTGGTCTACGTCCGCCTTCGGGGCTACCGGGACGCTCCCGACCCCGGCCACGACCTCACCTACCTGGCCGAGGCGGGGCTTTTGGGCCGTTTCCCCTGGCGGGCCTTCCAGTTCGCCGACCTGGCGGGGGCCTACGCCCTGGCCCTCGCCGCCCTCAAGGGCCTCCTCCTGGGGGGCGGGTTCTACGAGGTGGCCCTCGCCGCCCTCGAGCCCCACCTCTGGGCCCGCTTCTGCCAGAAGGCGGGGCTTCCCGAGCTCCTGGAAGCCGCCTTCAGCCCCGCCTCCCCGGAAAACCCCCTCTACGGGGCCCTCTGCGCCTTCTTCGCCCAAAGGCCCGCCCGGGCCTGGGAGGCCTGGGCCAGGGAGGAGGGCCTCCCCCTCAGGGCCGTCCGCTAG
- a CDS encoding SDR family NAD(P)-dependent oxidoreductase: MERSALVTGGASGLGRAAALALRARGYRVVVLDLRRGEEDLLYVEGDVTREEDVARAVARAQEEAPLFAVVNAAGIGLAEKILGKEGPHGLESFRRVLEVNLLGTFNVLRLAAWAMRENPPDAEGQRGVIVNTASVAAFEGQIGQAAYAASKGGVVALTLPAARELAGWGIRVVALAPGLFDTPLLQGLPEKAKASLAAQVPFPPRLGRPEEYAALVLHVLENPMLNGEVIRLDGALRMAPR; this comes from the coding sequence ATGGAGCGGAGCGCCTTGGTGACGGGCGGGGCCTCGGGGCTTGGGCGGGCCGCGGCCCTGGCCTTGAGGGCGAGGGGCTACCGGGTGGTGGTCCTGGACCTCAGGCGGGGGGAGGAGGACCTCCTTTACGTGGAAGGGGACGTGACCCGGGAGGAGGACGTGGCCCGGGCGGTGGCGAGGGCGCAAGAGGAGGCCCCCCTCTTCGCCGTGGTGAACGCCGCCGGAATCGGCCTCGCGGAGAAGATCCTGGGCAAAGAGGGCCCCCACGGTCTGGAAAGCTTCCGGCGGGTTCTTGAGGTGAACCTCCTCGGCACCTTCAACGTTTTGCGCCTCGCCGCCTGGGCCATGCGGGAAAACCCTCCCGACGCCGAGGGGCAGCGGGGGGTCATCGTGAACACGGCCAGCGTGGCCGCCTTTGAGGGGCAGATCGGCCAGGCGGCCTACGCGGCGAGCAAGGGGGGCGTGGTGGCCCTCACCCTTCCTGCGGCCCGGGAGCTCGCCGGGTGGGGGATCCGGGTGGTGGCCCTCGCCCCGGGCCTCTTTGACACCCCCCTCCTCCAGGGGCTTCCGGAAAAGGCCAAGGCCTCCCTCGCCGCCCAGGTCCCCTTTCCCCCGAGGCTTGGCCGCCCCGAGGAGTACGCCGCCCTGGTCCTCCACGTCCTGGAAAACCCCATGCTGAACGGGGAGGTGATCCGGCTGGATGGCGCCCTCCGCATGGCCCCCCGGTAA
- a CDS encoding ROK family transcriptional regulator: MRKGDVQTLRRLNRRAILNQLRRGPLSRADLARATGLAKSAVSRLVEELLQEGLLEEGPAAPSPLGRPPTLLRLKPRARMALGAEVGVEGTVLVALDWQGQVAWSKEWAHAPEEDLHARIQRLLLEVRPHLQDALGLGITLPGVVAGRRLLLAPNLGWREVDLSPHLAALPLPVALENDAKASALSEVFLHGEQNLAYVVLSTGLGVGVVAEGRLLRGATGAFGEVGHWLGEGVSPCRCGRQGCLEVALGLATLVKRYRALGGTASTLEGLLAGARAGEEAALLALRQLGEALGRFLANLAVAYDPARVVVGGRVAELFPFLEAPLRASLEAHAFLEAHRKLPVAPSVYGHLAPAVGGASLFLARFFELGGLWAEGPRRNGGEGYAEVAFGDRYGLGA, translated from the coding sequence GTGCGCAAGGGCGACGTCCAAACCCTCCGCAGGCTCAACCGCAGGGCCATCCTGAACCAGCTCAGGCGGGGCCCCCTCTCCCGTGCCGACCTGGCCCGGGCCACGGGCCTCGCCAAGAGCGCCGTAAGCCGCCTCGTGGAGGAGCTGCTCCAGGAGGGGCTCTTGGAGGAGGGGCCCGCCGCGCCCTCCCCATTGGGCCGGCCGCCCACCCTCCTCCGGCTCAAGCCCCGGGCCCGGATGGCCCTGGGCGCGGAGGTGGGCGTGGAGGGCACGGTCCTCGTGGCCCTGGACTGGCAGGGGCAGGTGGCCTGGAGCAAGGAGTGGGCCCACGCCCCCGAGGAGGACCTCCACGCCCGCATCCAACGCCTCCTTCTGGAGGTCCGCCCCCACCTTCAAGACGCCCTGGGCCTCGGGATCACCCTGCCCGGGGTGGTGGCGGGGCGCCGCCTCCTCCTCGCCCCCAACCTGGGGTGGAGGGAGGTGGACCTTAGCCCCCACCTCGCCGCCCTCCCCCTCCCCGTGGCCCTGGAGAACGACGCCAAGGCCTCCGCCCTTTCCGAGGTCTTCCTCCACGGGGAGCAGAACCTCGCCTACGTGGTCCTGAGCACGGGGCTCGGCGTGGGGGTGGTGGCCGAGGGCAGGCTCCTCCGGGGCGCCACCGGGGCCTTCGGGGAGGTGGGGCACTGGCTTGGGGAGGGGGTCTCCCCTTGCCGGTGCGGCCGCCAAGGGTGCCTGGAGGTGGCCCTGGGCCTGGCAACCCTCGTGAAGCGCTACCGGGCCCTGGGGGGCACCGCCTCCACGCTGGAGGGCCTCCTCGCCGGGGCCCGGGCCGGGGAGGAGGCGGCCCTCCTCGCCCTCCGCCAGTTGGGGGAGGCCCTGGGCCGGTTTCTCGCCAACCTGGCCGTGGCCTACGACCCCGCCCGGGTGGTGGTGGGCGGGCGGGTGGCCGAGCTCTTCCCCTTCCTGGAAGCCCCCCTCCGGGCTTCCCTGGAGGCCCACGCCTTCTTAGAGGCCCACCGGAAGCTCCCCGTGGCCCCCTCGGTCTACGGCCACCTGGCCCCGGCGGTGGGCGGGGCGAGCCTCTTCTTGGCGCGGTTTTTTGAGCTGGGCGGCTTGTGGGCGGAAGGCCCACGTCGCAATGGAGGTGAAGGGTATGCGGAAGTGGCTTTTGGCGATCGGTATGGTCTTGGGGCTTAG
- a CDS encoding ABC transporter substrate-binding protein: MRKWLLAIGMVLGLSALAQGGKLEIFSWWAGDEGPALEALIRLYKQKYPGVEVINATVTGGAGVNARAVLKTRMLGGDPPDTFQVHAGMELIGTWVVANRMEDLSALFRQEGWLQAFPKGLIDLISYKGGIWSVPVNIHRSNVMWYLPAKLKEWGVNPPRTWDEFLATCQTLKQKGLEAPLALGENWTQQHLWESVALAVLGPNDWNNLWNGKLKFTDPKAVRAWEVFGRVLDCANKDAAGLSWQQAVDRVVQGKAAFNVMGDWAAGYMTTTLKLKPGTDFAWAPSPGTSGVFMMLSDSFGLPKGAKNRQNTINWLRLVGSKEGQDTFNPLKGSIAARLDSDPSKYNAYGQSAMKDWKSNRIVGSLVHGAVAPESFMSQFGTVMEIFLQTRNPQAAANAAQAIADQVGLGRLGQ, encoded by the coding sequence ATGCGGAAGTGGCTTTTGGCGATCGGTATGGTCTTGGGGCTTAGCGCCCTGGCCCAAGGAGGCAAGCTGGAGATCTTCTCCTGGTGGGCGGGAGACGAGGGGCCGGCCCTCGAGGCCCTGATCCGGCTCTACAAGCAGAAGTACCCCGGGGTGGAGGTCATCAACGCCACGGTGACGGGGGGCGCCGGGGTGAACGCCCGCGCCGTCCTCAAGACCCGGATGCTGGGCGGGGACCCCCCGGACACCTTCCAGGTGCACGCCGGCATGGAGCTCATCGGCACCTGGGTGGTGGCGAACCGGATGGAGGACCTCTCTGCCCTCTTCCGCCAGGAAGGGTGGCTCCAGGCCTTCCCCAAGGGGCTGATTGACCTCATCTCCTACAAGGGCGGGATCTGGAGCGTGCCCGTGAACATCCACCGCTCCAACGTGATGTGGTACCTCCCCGCCAAGCTCAAGGAGTGGGGGGTCAACCCGCCCCGGACCTGGGACGAGTTCCTGGCCACCTGCCAGACTCTGAAGCAAAAGGGCCTCGAGGCGCCCCTCGCCCTGGGGGAGAACTGGACGCAGCAGCACCTCTGGGAAAGCGTCGCCCTCGCCGTCCTCGGCCCCAATGACTGGAACAACCTCTGGAACGGCAAGCTCAAGTTCACCGACCCCAAGGCCGTGCGGGCCTGGGAGGTCTTCGGCCGGGTGCTGGACTGCGCCAACAAGGACGCCGCCGGGCTTTCCTGGCAGCAGGCGGTGGACCGGGTGGTCCAGGGCAAGGCCGCCTTCAACGTCATGGGCGACTGGGCCGCGGGCTACATGACCACCACCCTCAAGCTCAAGCCCGGGACCGACTTCGCCTGGGCCCCCTCCCCCGGCACCTCTGGGGTCTTCATGATGCTCTCCGACTCCTTCGGCCTGCCCAAGGGGGCCAAGAACCGGCAGAACACCATCAACTGGCTTAGGCTCGTGGGTTCCAAGGAGGGTCAGGACACCTTCAACCCCCTCAAGGGCTCCATCGCCGCCCGGCTGGACTCCGACCCCAGCAAGTACAACGCCTACGGCCAGTCGGCCATGAAGGACTGGAAGTCCAACCGCATCGTGGGCTCCCTAGTCCACGGGGCGGTGGCGCCCGAGAGCTTCATGAGCCAGTTCGGCACGGTCATGGAGATCTTCCTCCAGACCAGGAACCCGCAGGCCGCGGCCAACGCCGCCCAAGCCATCGCCGACCAGGTGGGCCTGGGCCGGCTGGGCCAGTGA
- a CDS encoding carbohydrate ABC transporter permease, protein MRDRILAFLVLLPSVLAVGVFVYGFIGQNLWVSLTDWGKDPAQALALRPELRFVGLENYRELFTGFVDVRFRQSVVNLIFFTLFFMAGSLGLGLLLALAVDKAPRGEGFFRTVFLFPMALSFVVTGTIWRWLLQPQGGVNALPTLFGLPPLSFPWLATREQVLAFDWNRLPFYTAFVVGLVLLYVAYTAHREGEKRRAFWGLASAGVLLLWAFAFGRGLKLLPYPEVHGFSLALVGVILAAVWQMSGYTMALYLAGLRGIPVEVLEAARVDGASEWQLFRRIIFPMLAPITLSAMIVLGHIALKIFDLVFAMAGLDYAPTDVPAIYMYLLAFRGNQFAKGAAIGILLLLLVAVVVVPYLATQLRKEVRR, encoded by the coding sequence ATGCGCGACCGCATCCTGGCATTCCTCGTCCTCCTCCCCTCCGTCCTCGCCGTGGGGGTCTTCGTCTACGGCTTCATCGGCCAAAACCTCTGGGTCTCCCTCACCGACTGGGGCAAGGACCCGGCCCAGGCCCTGGCCCTGAGGCCCGAGCTCCGCTTCGTGGGCTTGGAGAACTACCGCGAGCTCTTCACCGGTTTTGTGGACGTCCGCTTCCGCCAAAGCGTCGTGAACCTCATCTTCTTCACCCTCTTCTTCATGGCCGGAAGCCTGGGCCTGGGCCTCCTCCTCGCCCTTGCGGTGGACAAGGCCCCCAGAGGGGAGGGCTTCTTCCGCACGGTCTTCCTCTTCCCCATGGCCCTTTCCTTCGTGGTCACCGGGACCATCTGGCGCTGGCTTTTGCAGCCCCAAGGCGGGGTGAACGCCCTGCCCACCCTCTTCGGCCTGCCCCCCCTCTCCTTCCCCTGGCTCGCCACCCGGGAACAGGTCCTGGCCTTTGACTGGAACCGCTTGCCCTTCTACACCGCCTTCGTGGTGGGGCTCGTCCTCCTCTACGTGGCCTACACCGCCCATCGCGAGGGGGAGAAGCGGCGGGCCTTCTGGGGTCTGGCCTCCGCCGGGGTGCTCCTCCTTTGGGCCTTTGCCTTCGGGCGGGGGCTGAAGCTCCTCCCCTACCCCGAGGTCCACGGGTTCAGCCTGGCCCTGGTGGGGGTGATCCTGGCGGCGGTGTGGCAGATGTCCGGCTACACCATGGCCCTTTACCTGGCGGGGCTGAGGGGGATCCCCGTGGAGGTCCTCGAGGCCGCCCGAGTGGACGGGGCGAGCGAGTGGCAGCTCTTCCGCCGGATCATCTTTCCCATGCTCGCCCCCATCACCCTCTCGGCCATGATCGTCCTGGGGCACATCGCCCTGAAGATCTTTGACCTCGTCTTCGCCATGGCCGGGCTGGACTACGCCCCCACGGACGTGCCCGCCATCTACATGTACCTCCTCGCCTTCCGGGGCAACCAGTTCGCCAAGGGCGCCGCCATCGGCATCCTCCTGCTCCTCCTCGTGGCCGTGGTGGTCGTCCCCTACCTGGCCACCCAGCTCAGGAAGGAGGTGCGGCGGTGA
- a CDS encoding carbohydrate ABC transporter permease, with product MGRALLYGFLLLMAGFFLLPVYLVVLTALKEPARITLETVWQWPHPPYWESFRTAWEAFRPKFQNSVILAVSATLLSALVGSLNGYVLAKWPFRGSGLLFALILFGMFIPYQSVLIPLFQFMKSIGLYGSLFGLVLVHVVYGIPIVTLIFRNYYSEIPDELLEAARIDGAGFFGIFRHVILPLSVPAFVVVAIWQFTQIWNEFLFAVTLTRPESQPITVALAQLAGGEAVKWNLPMAGAILAALPTLLVYILLGRYFLRGLLAGSVKG from the coding sequence ATGGGCCGGGCCCTCCTCTACGGCTTCCTCCTCCTCATGGCGGGCTTCTTCCTCCTCCCCGTGTACCTGGTGGTCCTCACCGCCCTAAAGGAGCCCGCCCGGATCACCCTGGAGACGGTCTGGCAGTGGCCCCATCCCCCTTACTGGGAGAGCTTCCGCACCGCCTGGGAAGCCTTCCGGCCCAAGTTCCAGAACTCCGTGATCCTCGCCGTCTCCGCCACCCTCCTCTCCGCCCTGGTGGGGTCCCTGAACGGGTACGTCCTGGCCAAGTGGCCCTTCCGGGGGTCGGGCCTCCTCTTCGCCCTGATCCTCTTCGGGATGTTCATCCCCTACCAGAGCGTCCTCATCCCCCTCTTCCAGTTCATGAAATCCATCGGCCTCTACGGCAGCCTCTTCGGGCTCGTCCTGGTCCACGTGGTCTACGGCATCCCCATCGTTACCCTCATCTTCCGCAACTACTACAGCGAAATCCCCGACGAGCTTTTGGAAGCGGCCCGCATTGACGGGGCGGGGTTTTTCGGCATCTTCCGCCACGTGATCCTGCCCCTCTCCGTCCCCGCCTTCGTGGTGGTGGCCATCTGGCAGTTCACCCAGATCTGGAACGAGTTCCTCTTCGCCGTGACCCTCACCCGGCCCGAAAGCCAGCCCATCACCGTGGCCCTGGCCCAGCTCGCCGGAGGGGAGGCGGTGAAGTGGAACCTGCCCATGGCCGGGGCCATCCTGGCAGCCCTCCCCACCCTCCTCGTCTACATCCTCCTCGGCCGCTACTTCCTCCGGGGCCTCCTCGCGGGCTCGGTGAAGGGGTAG
- a CDS encoding MotA/TolQ/ExbB proton channel family protein, with protein sequence MSGAELIRAAGPVFWILFALSVYTLHLVLAGLFRRKATARTLDRLGDLAQFAPLLGLFGTSLGMIRAFLALGQGGNPELLAQGIAEALTNTGMGLFVAVVAYGGRVLLGVMEGGRNTVDLGAFY encoded by the coding sequence ATGAGCGGGGCCGAGCTCATCCGGGCGGCGGGACCTGTTTTCTGGATCCTGTTTGCCCTCTCCGTCTACACCCTCCACCTGGTCCTCGCAGGCCTTTTCCGCAGAAAGGCCACGGCGAGGACCCTGGACCGGCTGGGGGACCTGGCCCAGTTCGCCCCCCTCCTCGGGCTCTTCGGCACCAGCCTGGGCATGATCCGGGCCTTCCTGGCCCTCGGCCAGGGGGGGAACCCGGAGCTTCTGGCCCAGGGCATCGCCGAGGCCCTCACCAACACCGGGATGGGCCTCTTCGTGGCCGTGGTGGCCTACGGGGGGCGGGTGCTCCTCGGGGTTATGGAGGGGGGGCGCAACACCGTGGACCTGGGGGCCTTCTACTGA